In one Brassica oleracea var. oleracea cultivar TO1000 chromosome C9, BOL, whole genome shotgun sequence genomic region, the following are encoded:
- the LOC106316865 gene encoding putative UDP-glucuronate:xylan alpha-glucuronosyltransferase 4 has protein sequence MKMRSKIYRYKNVTERDLRMGAKTQNSRGKIFMVYLILISLSLVGLIVSFKPFSISNQIVTSPSSSDIRIDLPAPVVSKNPRWLRLVRDYLPAKKLRIGFLNIEEQERESFEANGPSILENVHVSLDPLPENLTWNSLFMEWIDEENSQCPEIPLPKPEGSNADVDVIVAKVPCSGWSENEGLRDVFRLQVNLAAANLAVKSGLTKVDSAVYVVFVGSCGPMHGIFKCDERVRRVDDYWVYKPNLPRLKQKLLMPVGSCHVASPFAQLGQEAWRPKNKDNLTSVAIRKHRVAYVTVLHSSEAYVCGAIALAQSIRQSGSNKDMILLHDRSITNRSLIGLSSAGWNLRLIDRIRSPFAEKDSYNEWNYSKLRVWQVTDYDKLLFIDADFIVVKKLDHLFYYPQLSAAGNDKVLFNSGIMIVEPSACLFKDLMEKSSKIESYNGGDQGFLNEVFVWWHRLSKRVNTMKYFDENFKGTRDLPDDLEGVHYLGLKPWVCYRDYDCNWDMSLRRVFASDSVHEKWWKVYDKMSEQLKGYCGLNKKMKYRIEKWRKIAENDSLPDRHWEIEVKDPRKNNLVQ, from the exons ATGAAGATGCGTTCAAAGATTTATAGGTACAAAAACGTAACGGAGAGAGATTTAAGGATGGGGGCAAAAACACAAAATTCTAGAGGGAAAATCTTCATGGTCTATCTAATACTGATCTCATTATCACTTGTAGGTTTGATAGTATCCTTTAAACCCTTTTCTATATCAAACCAAATCGTCACTTCTCCATCGTCGTCCGATATACGGATTGATCTTCCTGCCCCGGTAGTCAGCAAAAACCCAAGATGGCTCCGACTTGTCCGTGACTATCTACCGGCAAAGAAACTCCGAATAGGCTTCCTTAACATCGAAGAGCAAGAGCGTGAGAGCTTTGAGGCTAATGGACCGTCGATTCTCGAGAACGTCCACGTGTCGCTTGATCCTCTTCCGGAGAATCTTACTTGGAATAGTCTCTTCATGGAGTGGATCGACGAGGAAAATTCTCAATGCCCGGAGATCCCTCTTCCTAAGCCGGAAGGTTCCAATGCTGACGTGGATGTCATCGTTGCAAAGGTTCCGTGCAGTGGTTGGTCGGAGAATGAAGGACTAAGGGATGTTTTCAGGCTTCAGGTTAATTTGGCTGCGGCGAATCTAGCCGTCAAGAGTGGGTTGACGAAGGTTGATTCGGCGGTGTACGTTGTGTTCGTCGGGTCATGTGGGCCCATGCATGGGATCTTCAAGTGCGATGAGCGCGTGAGGCGCGTGGATGATTATTGGGTGTATAAGCCTAATCTCCCAAGGTTGAAGCAGAAGCTCCTCATGCCTGTTGGTTCATGTCACGTTGCTTCTCCATTTGCTCAACTTG GCCAAGAAGCATGGAGACCAAAAAATAAAGATAATCTTACATCTGTTGCAATCCGTAAGCATCGAGTGGCCTACGTGACGGTACTACACTCGTCCGAGGCCTATGTTTGTGGGGCAATAGCCTTAGCACAAAGCATAAGACAATCAGGATCGAATAAGGACATGATTCTCCTCCACGATCGGTCCATAACAAACAGGTCTCTAATCGGTCTCAGCTCCGCGGGTTGGAATCTGCGGCTGATTGACAGAATCCGCAGCCCTTTCGCGGAGAAGGACTCTTACAATGAATGGAACTACAGCAAATTGCGTGTGTGGCAAGTAACTGACTACGATAAACTTTTGTTCATAGATGCAGATTTTATCGTCGTCAAGAAGCTTGATCATCTCTTCTACTATCCCCAACTCTCAGCTGCAGGCAACGACAAAGTGTTATTCAACTCCGGAATCATG ATTGTCGAGCCATCAGCATGTCTTTTTAAAGATCTAATGGAGAAATCCTCCAAGATAGAGTCATACAATGGAGGAGACCAAGGATTTCTCAATGAGGTTTTTGTCTGGTGGCACAGGTTATCGAAACGCGTGAACACAATGAAGTACTTTGACGAAAATTTTAAAGGAACACGCGATCTTCCAGATGATCTAGAGGGTGTGCACTACTTGGGACTGAAGCCATGGGTATGTTATAGAGACTATGATTGCAACTGGGACATGAGTTTAAGGCGCGTGTTTGCCAGCGATTCAGTGCATGAAAAATGGTGGAAAGTTTACGACAAGATGTCAGAGCAGTTGAAAGGTTATTGTGGTTTGAATAAGAAAATGAAGTATAGGATTGAGAAGTGGAGGAAAATCGCTGAGAACGATAGTCTGCCTGATAGGCATTGGGAGATAGAAGTGAAAGATCCTAGGAAGAATAACCTTGTTCAGTGA